Proteins from a single region of Abyssalbus ytuae:
- the trxB gene encoding thioredoxin-disulfide reductase: MSDKIERIKCLIIGSGPAGYTAAIYASRADLKPVLYTGLEPGGQLTTTTEVDNFPGYPEGVDGPTMMVQLQQQAERFGTEVRIGMVTSVELSNDIGGIHTVTIDNSTRLEAETIIIATGATAKYLGLPSEQKLRGGGVSACAVCDGFFYKGQDVAIVGGGDTAAEEATYLANICNKVTMLIRKGEMRASKAMQHRVKTTPNLEVKYFTEVDEVLGDQVVEGLRMVNNQTGEKEEIAITGLFIAIGHKPNTEIFKGWLDMDETGYIITKGKSTKTNKPGVFASGDVQDKEYRQAITAAGTGCMAALDAERYLAAVASKEEVEA, from the coding sequence ATGTCTGATAAAATTGAAAGAATTAAATGTTTGATAATAGGATCAGGGCCTGCAGGTTATACCGCTGCCATATATGCATCCAGAGCAGATCTTAAACCGGTTCTATATACAGGTTTAGAACCGGGCGGACAACTTACGACAACAACAGAAGTAGATAATTTTCCCGGTTATCCGGAAGGTGTGGACGGGCCAACAATGATGGTGCAATTACAGCAACAGGCTGAACGTTTTGGTACCGAAGTAAGAATTGGCATGGTAACATCGGTAGAATTAAGTAATGATATTGGAGGGATACATACCGTTACTATAGATAATTCTACCCGTCTGGAAGCAGAAACAATTATTATAGCAACAGGAGCTACCGCTAAATATTTAGGATTACCAAGCGAACAAAAGTTAAGAGGAGGTGGAGTCTCTGCCTGTGCTGTGTGTGACGGTTTCTTTTATAAAGGTCAGGATGTGGCAATAGTAGGAGGGGGGGACACCGCTGCCGAAGAAGCAACTTATCTGGCCAATATATGTAACAAGGTTACCATGTTGATTAGAAAAGGTGAAATGAGAGCCTCTAAAGCTATGCAACACCGGGTAAAAACTACCCCTAATTTAGAAGTTAAATATTTTACTGAAGTAGATGAAGTATTGGGAGACCAGGTTGTTGAAGGTTTAAGGATGGTAAATAATCAAACAGGGGAAAAGGAAGAAATAGCTATCACCGGATTGTTTATAGCTATCGGACATAAACCCAACACCGAAATTTTTAAAGGCTGGTTAGATATGGATGAAACCGGTTATATCATCACTAAAGGAAAATCTACCAAAACAAATAAACCCGGTGTTTTTGCCAGTGGTGATGTTCAGGATAAAGAATACAGGCAGGCAATTACTGCTGCCGGAACAGGTTGTATGGCTGCTTTAGATGCAGAACGTTATCTTGCGGCTGTTGCAAGCAAAGAAGAAGTTGAAGCTTAA
- a CDS encoding alginate export family protein → MKTNLTLLTVLFVQISIAQTFSLDADIRPRFEYSHGQKSLIPDGAEPGAAVLQRSRLNFAYKADKIKALVSVQDVSIWGDTRQILPADGNDSFSLFQAWVELGFATGWSAKLGRQVISYDDQRIFGGLDWAMQGRFHDAALVKFAGEKFMMDLGFAFNQDGQDFVGSRYDITGFFSYKVMQYAYLKQNWGKASASFLFLNNGFQKYNEADEADGVFYRQTVGSYFKFPLGDINFSGSGYYQFGKANATTDLSAYQLMLEATYKPENTLFGLGFEMLSGTDAAGDTKNKSFFPLYGTNHKFNGYMDYFYVGNHANSVGLNDLYAKAVFKTGEKSSLLIKGHYFTANADLGDDIDKYLGTEVDVVYTQPLVKNVKLNIGYSHMFAADGMEALKGVADPASVQNWGWAMLVINPNLFKHTFTPSGE, encoded by the coding sequence ATGAAAACTAATTTAACCCTTCTAACCGTATTATTTGTTCAAATTTCAATAGCGCAGACTTTCTCCCTGGATGCCGATATAAGGCCCAGGTTTGAATATAGTCACGGGCAAAAATCCCTTATTCCCGACGGGGCCGAACCGGGCGCTGCAGTCCTGCAACGTTCAAGACTTAATTTTGCTTATAAAGCAGATAAAATTAAAGCATTGGTAAGCGTTCAGGATGTAAGTATATGGGGAGATACAAGGCAGATTTTACCAGCCGACGGGAATGATTCATTTTCACTTTTTCAGGCTTGGGTAGAACTGGGTTTTGCTACCGGTTGGTCCGCCAAACTGGGAAGGCAGGTTATTTCTTATGATGACCAAAGGATCTTTGGAGGACTGGATTGGGCCATGCAGGGGCGCTTTCACGATGCGGCTTTAGTGAAATTTGCCGGTGAAAAGTTTATGATGGATTTAGGGTTTGCATTTAATCAGGATGGTCAGGACTTTGTAGGTTCCCGGTATGATATTACGGGCTTTTTTTCATATAAAGTTATGCAGTACGCCTATCTGAAACAAAATTGGGGCAAAGCTTCGGCAAGTTTCCTGTTCCTCAACAACGGTTTTCAAAAATATAACGAAGCCGATGAAGCCGATGGTGTATTTTACAGGCAAACAGTAGGTTCATATTTTAAATTTCCTCTGGGAGATATCAACTTTTCAGGTAGCGGATATTATCAGTTTGGAAAAGCTAATGCAACTACCGATTTAAGTGCATATCAATTAATGCTGGAAGCAACTTATAAACCCGAAAACACTTTATTTGGCTTAGGCTTTGAAATGCTAAGCGGTACCGATGCAGCCGGTGATACCAAAAACAAATCCTTTTTCCCATTGTATGGTACCAACCATAAATTCAATGGGTATATGGACTATTTTTACGTGGGGAATCATGCAAATAGTGTGGGGCTAAACGATTTGTATGCTAAAGCGGTTTTTAAAACAGGCGAAAAATCATCATTACTTATAAAAGGCCACTATTTTACAGCAAATGCCGATTTGGGCGATGATATTGATAAATACCTGGGCACCGAAGTAGATGTAGTATATACGCAGCCCCTGGTTAAAAATGTAAAGCTAAATATAGGCTATTCGCATATGTTTGCAGCCGATGGGATGGAGGCTTTAAAAGGGGTTGCAGACCCTGCAAGCGTTCAAAATTGGGGTTGGGCTATGTTAGTTATTAATCCGAATTTATTTAAACATACATTTACTCCTTCCGGGGAGTAA
- a CDS encoding SusC/RagA family TonB-linked outer membrane protein codes for MKVKFLLFFLHLYCISFAQNVSGLVTDNSGVPLAGVSVLVEGKGKGTVTDFDGKFTINAIQGDILIFSFIGLKTQRVTVGSDTTINVVLEEDTTTLDEVVVTAFGIEKDIKTVGYSLQQIDSETIEKSNSTNIFEALQGNVAGLSISTTSGTAGGGTDILLRGVNSLYAGNDNQPLIIVDGLPVNNETISGEVNPSTGSNSTNSAEQFSFSNRGMDINPEDIASVSVLKGASASALYGLRGANGAIIITTKRGKIGKPQFSFVSGLSMKSVEKTPELQSKYREGYSGEARLSMNPDSADGYDHNGTTFYTWGPTYEDDPDNNFFFHNTYDDFFRTGLVLENNFSVNGGSESIRYFASIGHVDESGIVPNTDYSRTTVRLKNNIELSKSLDFEGSIGYTKSGGSRANSGDKSIMSSLSYWSPSVDINDYLLPDGSQKNYAAGIIDNPRYFAETSNLKDDVDRWIASGKLNWDVNDWLNLSYIASIDTYADNRRRYVPDDLDVGDDVGGFIVEEHIKFNAFNSNFIATATKDITDKFRATLLVGNQIDMNDKDYAYVRGEGLRAAGLNNLGNTREIFQRSYNQKRRIVGLFGDLRLEYANRVFFTLTGRNDWASTLPKDNRSFFYPSASASFLFNDLIDEEQKIFSFGKIRASWAEVGKIPPIGVVGRFYYPSDYNGFYISETAGILDLEPEITRTFEIGTDLRFLDNKFRIDYTYYRNTSEKQIFPLNVAPSSGISRLWTNAGKVENIGHEVLLSADILHNEKINWTATVNWFTNEGEVLSLPEDISSIVFADSGFAGVVAQVNVGDSPGTLYGYTWRYENGQRYIGANGRPEIEVDERKKVGNAFPDWTGTFQNTFSYKNLSLSFLLEYKKGGDLYDAGQRNSIRNGILQITADQRNETVVLDGVMDDGNGGYTTNTIETLIDQNYFRDSFAYNRASEILVQDASWLKLRNISLTYNLPGTVIEPLNLDTVSLSVGAGNIILWTPFDGFDPEGNQYSAGSNTYGFTGLNIPLAQTYNFTLKVGF; via the coding sequence ATGAAAGTCAAATTTTTATTATTTTTTCTTCATCTTTATTGCATATCATTTGCCCAAAATGTAAGTGGTTTAGTGACAGATAATTCCGGAGTACCTCTGGCCGGCGTTTCTGTTTTAGTTGAAGGTAAAGGAAAAGGTACTGTTACCGATTTTGATGGTAAATTTACCATTAATGCCATTCAGGGAGATATTCTTATTTTTTCTTTTATTGGCTTGAAGACCCAAAGAGTCACTGTAGGCTCAGACACCACTATTAATGTGGTTTTAGAAGAAGATACTACTACACTTGATGAAGTAGTGGTAACTGCTTTTGGTATAGAGAAAGATATAAAAACGGTTGGATATTCTTTGCAGCAAATAGATTCCGAAACTATTGAAAAATCTAATTCCACCAACATTTTTGAAGCATTACAAGGAAATGTAGCCGGTTTATCTATAAGTACTACCAGTGGAACCGCTGGAGGAGGTACTGATATTTTATTGAGAGGAGTAAATTCTCTTTATGCGGGTAACGATAATCAACCGCTTATTATAGTTGATGGGTTGCCTGTAAATAATGAAACCATCTCAGGAGAAGTAAATCCATCAACAGGTTCTAACTCTACCAATAGTGCTGAACAATTTTCATTTTCCAACCGGGGAATGGATATTAATCCTGAAGATATTGCCAGTGTGAGTGTGTTAAAAGGAGCATCAGCCTCGGCTTTGTATGGATTAAGAGGAGCAAACGGAGCTATTATAATAACCACCAAGAGAGGAAAAATAGGCAAACCGCAATTTTCCTTTGTCTCTGGTTTATCAATGAAAAGTGTGGAGAAAACTCCTGAATTACAATCAAAATACAGGGAAGGTTATAGCGGAGAAGCACGGCTAAGTATGAATCCGGACTCAGCTGATGGATATGACCATAATGGAACTACATTTTATACATGGGGCCCTACTTATGAAGATGACCCCGATAATAACTTTTTTTTCCATAATACCTATGATGATTTTTTTCGAACCGGATTGGTTTTAGAAAATAATTTTAGTGTAAACGGAGGAAGCGAAAGTATACGGTATTTTGCCTCTATTGGCCATGTTGATGAATCAGGAATAGTTCCTAATACAGATTATTCCAGAACCACGGTAAGGCTAAAAAATAATATTGAATTAAGTAAGTCATTAGACTTTGAAGGCAGTATAGGATATACCAAGTCCGGGGGATCCAGGGCCAATAGTGGAGATAAATCTATAATGAGTTCTTTGTCTTATTGGTCTCCTTCCGTAGATATTAATGATTATTTATTACCGGATGGTTCCCAAAAAAATTACGCAGCAGGAATAATTGATAACCCGCGATATTTTGCAGAAACCAGTAATTTAAAAGATGATGTTGACCGATGGATAGCATCAGGTAAATTAAACTGGGATGTGAATGATTGGTTAAACCTCTCATACATTGCAAGTATTGATACCTATGCGGATAACAGAAGGAGATATGTTCCTGACGATTTGGACGTTGGAGACGATGTTGGAGGATTTATAGTAGAAGAGCATATTAAGTTTAATGCATTTAACTCCAATTTTATAGCTACAGCCACTAAAGATATTACTGATAAATTCAGAGCAACCCTGTTAGTTGGAAATCAAATAGATATGAATGATAAAGATTATGCTTATGTAAGAGGTGAAGGATTAAGGGCAGCAGGATTGAATAATTTAGGAAATACCAGGGAAATTTTTCAACGTAGTTATAATCAAAAGAGAAGAATAGTAGGGCTGTTTGGTGATTTAAGGCTGGAATATGCAAACCGGGTTTTCTTTACCTTAACGGGGAGGAATGATTGGGCATCCACATTACCTAAAGACAATCGTTCGTTCTTTTATCCATCTGCCAGTGCTTCTTTTTTATTTAATGATTTAATTGATGAAGAGCAGAAAATTTTCTCTTTCGGAAAAATAAGGGCTTCATGGGCTGAAGTAGGGAAGATTCCTCCCATTGGTGTTGTTGGCAGATTTTATTATCCGTCAGATTACAATGGATTTTATATATCTGAAACCGCAGGTATTTTAGATTTGGAACCTGAAATTACCCGAACGTTTGAAATAGGGACAGATTTAAGATTTTTAGACAATAAATTCAGAATAGATTATACCTATTACCGGAATACCAGTGAAAAACAAATATTTCCATTAAATGTAGCTCCCTCATCAGGAATATCACGTTTATGGACCAATGCAGGAAAAGTAGAAAATATAGGCCATGAAGTTTTACTAAGTGCCGATATATTACATAATGAAAAAATTAACTGGACAGCCACCGTAAACTGGTTTACCAATGAAGGAGAAGTACTTTCGCTTCCTGAGGATATTTCTTCAATAGTTTTTGCCGATTCAGGTTTTGCAGGGGTAGTGGCACAGGTAAATGTAGGAGACTCTCCCGGAACGCTATATGGCTATACCTGGAGATATGAAAACGGGCAAAGGTATATAGGGGCAAACGGAAGGCCCGAAATAGAAGTAGATGAGCGTAAAAAAGTAGGGAATGCATTTCCGGACTGGACGGGAACTTTTCAAAATACCTTTAGCTATAAAAATTTATCTCTTAGTTTTTTATTGGAGTACAAAAAAGGAGGCGACTTATATGATGCCGGACAAAGAAACAGTATAAGAAACGGGATTTTACAAATCACAGCCGATCAAAGAAATGAAACGGTGGTGTTAGATGGTGTTATGGACGATGGAAACGGGGGGTATACGACCAATACCATTGAAACTTTGATAGACCAAAACTATTTCAGGGATTCATTTGCCTACAACCGGGCTTCAGAAATATTAGTACAGGATGCTTCATGGTTAAAACTCAGGAATATTTCTTTAACTTATAACTTGCCGGGAACGGTTATAGAGCCTTTAAACTTAGATACGGTATCGCTTTCAGTAGGGGCCGGAAATATTATTTTATGGACACCCTTTGATGGTTTTGATCCCGAAGGCAACCAATACAGTGCCGGGAGTAATACTTACGGTTTTACAGGTTTGAATATTCCGTTAGCTCAAACTTATAATTTTACCCTTAAAGTTGGATTTTAA
- a CDS encoding M2 family metallopeptidase, with amino-acid sequence MKKRTFLLALSVLVLSCKSEKKQNDNFITQEVQDFLDEYTKDYLTLRNASAEAEWEANTKIVEGDTTNAYRVQVANEAIAKFTGSTEVIEKTKKYLEKSNELDTVQLRQLNTILYEAGNNPQIVSDIVKERIAAETLQNEKLFGFDFKVNENSITTGDIDKVLRESSNEKERLQHWEASKEVGKDLKDGLENLKNLRNRTVQALGYNDYFSYQISDYGMSREDMLKDMDNLIKEIWPLFRELHTWARYELAKKYKAEVPDYLPAHWIPNRWAQDWSALVTVEGLDIDGALKNKTPEWIIKEGENFYKSIGFDSLPASFYEKSSLYPLPADAGYKKNNHASAWHMDLEQDVRCLMSVEPTAEYYETVHHELGHIYYYLSYSNAQVPHLLRGGANRGYHEAIGSLLGLAAMQKPFLAAKGLVDENAKIDKIQNLLKEALNYVVFIPFSAGTMTQFENSLYAENLTKDQYNHKWWELVKKYQGVVPPAERGEEYCDAASKTHINNDAAQYYDYAISYVLLFQFHDHIAKNILKQNPHATNYYGSKDVGNFLKSILSSGANNDWRQLLQESVGSGMSAKPMLEYFSPLMEYLKEANKGREYTLPETI; translated from the coding sequence ATGAAAAAAAGAACATTTTTATTAGCCCTCTCTGTTTTAGTATTATCATGCAAAAGTGAAAAGAAACAAAATGATAATTTTATTACACAGGAAGTTCAGGATTTTTTAGATGAATATACCAAAGATTATTTAACCTTGAGAAATGCTTCTGCTGAAGCAGAATGGGAAGCTAACACCAAAATTGTAGAAGGGGATACTACTAACGCATACAGGGTACAGGTAGCAAATGAGGCTATCGCTAAATTTACAGGAAGTACAGAGGTCATAGAAAAAACTAAAAAGTATCTTGAAAAATCCAATGAACTGGATACGGTACAACTCCGGCAACTTAATACCATATTGTATGAAGCCGGTAATAACCCTCAAATCGTATCGGATATTGTAAAAGAAAGAATAGCTGCCGAAACCCTGCAAAACGAAAAATTATTTGGTTTTGATTTTAAGGTGAATGAAAACTCAATAACTACTGGCGATATTGATAAAGTATTAAGGGAATCATCCAACGAAAAAGAAAGACTGCAACATTGGGAAGCTTCCAAAGAAGTGGGCAAAGATCTGAAAGATGGCCTGGAAAACTTAAAAAACTTACGGAACAGAACTGTTCAGGCTTTAGGATACAATGACTATTTTTCGTATCAGATATCAGATTACGGAATGTCCAGGGAAGATATGCTTAAAGACATGGATAATTTGATAAAAGAAATCTGGCCTTTGTTTAGAGAATTACATACCTGGGCACGATATGAACTTGCAAAAAAATATAAAGCCGAAGTACCTGACTATTTACCTGCACACTGGATTCCTAACCGTTGGGCACAGGACTGGAGTGCTCTGGTAACAGTTGAAGGTTTGGATATTGACGGCGCTTTAAAAAACAAAACACCCGAATGGATTATTAAAGAAGGGGAAAACTTTTATAAAAGCATAGGGTTTGATTCCCTGCCTGCCTCTTTTTATGAAAAATCAAGCCTCTACCCATTGCCAGCAGATGCCGGATACAAGAAAAATAACCATGCTTCGGCCTGGCACATGGACCTGGAACAAGATGTAAGATGTTTGATGAGTGTAGAACCAACTGCGGAATATTATGAAACTGTTCATCATGAATTAGGGCATATATATTATTATCTTTCTTATTCAAATGCCCAGGTTCCTCATCTGCTACGAGGAGGTGCCAACCGGGGTTATCATGAAGCTATTGGAAGTTTATTAGGTCTTGCGGCCATGCAAAAACCATTTCTTGCAGCTAAAGGCCTTGTTGATGAAAATGCCAAAATTGACAAAATCCAAAATTTATTAAAAGAAGCTCTTAATTATGTGGTTTTCATCCCTTTTTCAGCAGGTACGATGACTCAGTTTGAAAATAGTTTATATGCTGAAAATTTAACAAAAGACCAGTACAACCACAAATGGTGGGAATTAGTAAAAAAATACCAGGGTGTAGTTCCTCCTGCAGAAAGAGGTGAAGAATATTGTGATGCGGCTTCCAAAACCCATATCAATAATGATGCTGCACAGTATTATGATTATGCTATTTCCTATGTACTGTTATTTCAGTTTCACGATCATATAGCTAAAAATATTTTAAAGCAGAATCCACATGCAACTAACTATTACGGTAGTAAAGATGTGGGTAACTTTTTAAAAAGCATATTAAGTTCCGGGGCAAATAATGACTGGAGACAATTATTGCAGGAAAGTGTAGGCTCCGGAATGAGCGCAAAACCCATGCTGGAATATTTTTCTCCTTTAATGGAATACCTTAAAGAGGCAAATAAGGGTAGAGAGTATACCCTTCCGGAGACTATTTAA
- a CDS encoding SusD/RagB family nutrient-binding outer membrane lipoprotein codes for MKINNNIKLLIVSISIFIASCSDDYFDVNTPSDGADFENLALKDLLEPIINYTLNAQYNTASTFGVYSQHLASYNDGENTDNQYETTLSTSWNYFYLYSGANLIPFIEKANESNSYHYEGIGKILLALNLGLATDAWGDIPYTGAFLAEDNLSPEIDSQEFIYNEIQDLLDEGIEDLSKEDNGDLIPGAEDVVYGGDISKWIKAAYTLKARYAIHLTKKDPVTAANNALTYLENGFSDNSDDFQIDYSIRVKNPWFANIVQARLSGNFSLLVSDQLVSLMNGTQYGYTNLEIDPRLPVYVDNGEEETYEGAVNGTGGLTVNDTSANTDLGPDNFYTGETSPVVIISYAEALLIKAEAEFLLNGGNSTSVGTNSAAYESYLSAISANMEKLGVEATPASLYLTDSAVDVGEAGFKLEHLMKEKYIVLFLNPEGFTDLRRYDFSSEVFKGLEMPAAPNPENNGNWVRRAKYPSSEELANPNIAEIMEEVIVPVWWDE; via the coding sequence ATGAAAATAAATAACAATATAAAATTGCTAATAGTTTCTATATCAATATTTATCGCGTCGTGTAGTGATGATTATTTTGATGTGAATACGCCTTCCGATGGAGCCGATTTTGAAAATTTAGCATTGAAAGATTTATTAGAACCTATTATAAATTATACATTGAATGCTCAATATAATACTGCTTCAACATTTGGGGTATATTCACAGCACCTGGCTTCATATAATGATGGTGAGAACACCGATAATCAATATGAAACCACTTTATCTACCTCATGGAATTATTTTTATTTGTATTCGGGAGCTAACTTAATACCATTTATAGAGAAAGCAAACGAGAGTAATTCCTATCATTATGAAGGGATAGGAAAAATTTTACTGGCCCTTAACCTGGGGTTGGCAACAGATGCTTGGGGGGATATTCCATATACCGGAGCTTTTTTAGCTGAAGATAATCTAAGTCCGGAGATTGACAGTCAGGAGTTTATTTATAATGAAATCCAGGATTTGTTGGATGAAGGAATAGAAGATTTATCAAAAGAAGATAACGGGGATCTCATTCCCGGAGCCGAAGATGTGGTATATGGCGGGGATATAAGTAAATGGATAAAAGCAGCCTATACCTTAAAGGCAAGATATGCCATTCATTTAACAAAAAAAGATCCGGTAACCGCGGCTAATAATGCCTTAACTTACCTTGAAAATGGTTTTTCTGATAATTCGGATGATTTTCAAATTGATTATTCAATAAGAGTTAAAAATCCGTGGTTTGCTAATATTGTGCAGGCACGATTAAGCGGTAATTTTTCACTTTTGGTATCTGATCAGTTAGTCTCTTTAATGAATGGAACTCAATATGGTTATACCAACCTGGAAATTGATCCACGTTTACCTGTATATGTTGATAATGGGGAGGAAGAAACTTATGAAGGTGCCGTTAATGGAACAGGGGGGCTTACCGTTAATGACACGTCTGCCAATACAGACCTGGGCCCCGATAATTTTTATACAGGTGAAACATCGCCGGTAGTTATCATTTCCTATGCCGAGGCGTTGTTAATAAAAGCTGAAGCAGAGTTTTTGCTGAACGGAGGTAACAGTACATCTGTTGGTACAAATAGTGCTGCATATGAAAGTTACCTTTCTGCCATTAGTGCGAATATGGAAAAACTCGGGGTTGAAGCTACTCCAGCTTCTTTATATTTAACAGATTCAGCGGTAGATGTAGGAGAAGCAGGATTTAAATTAGAACACCTGATGAAGGAAAAATATATAGTTTTATTTTTAAACCCTGAAGGTTTTACAGATTTAAGGCGATATGATTTTTCTTCTGAAGTTTTTAAAGGACTCGAAATGCCTGCGGCTCCTAATCCTGAGAACAATGGTAATTGGGTGCGAAGGGCTAAATACCCCTCTTCCGAAGAGTTGGCTAACCCCAATATTGCTGAAATTATGGAAGAAGTAATTGTTCCTGTATGGTGGGACGAATAA